The following proteins come from a genomic window of Miscanthus floridulus cultivar M001 chromosome 2, ASM1932011v1, whole genome shotgun sequence:
- the LOC136538777 gene encoding CDPK-related kinase 3-like, with protein sequence MGQCYARNVHGVDAEDRGGVGATTITVSAAFRGGTEDAASGGGGGGGGGRGGRRSARPSPAGTPRGGRAGATPARSSAAGSPWAGSPFGLPDGITPSPATSASTPRRFFRRPFPPPSPAKHIKESLARRLGRRSPASASQVPRPPVEVPIPEHGAGGAGGAGEVERELDKSFGYDRHFAAKYELGREVGRGHFGHTCLVRARKGDMRGQVLAVKVISKAKMTTAISIEDVRREVKILKALSGHSNLVKFYDACEDALNVYIIMELCEGGELLDRILSRGGRYNEGDAKIIVEQILKVVAFCHLQGVVHRDLKPENFLFSTREERSPMKIIDFGLSDFIRPDERLNDIVGSAYYVAPEVLHRSYSTEADMWSIGVITYILLCGSRPFWARTESGIFRSVLRADPNFDDTPWQSVSPEAKDFVKRLLNKDYRKRMTAAQALSHPWLRDQHRQIPLDMLVFKLVKAYLRSTPLKRAALKALSRAITEDELIYIRAQYNLLEPDTGDGRICIDNFRTALLQNCTDAMKESRTLEILNALEPLAYRRMDFEEFCAATISPYQLEAVPRWEEIASTAFEYFEQEGNRAITIEELAQEMNLSAAAYSIVRDWIRPSDGKLSFLGYTKFLHGLTMRSGNARRHH encoded by the exons ATGGGGCAGTGCTACGCGAGGAACGTGCACGGCGTCGACGCGGAGGACCGCGGCGGCGTGGGGGCGACCACCATCACGGTCTCGGCGGCGTTCAGGGGCGGGACGGAGGATGCGGCGTCGGGAGGgggcgggggaggaggaggaggaaggggagggaggcggagcgcgcggccgtcgccggcgGGGACGCCGCGCGGGGGCAGGGCCGGGGCGACGCCGGCGCGGTCGTCGGCGGCCGGCAGCCCCTGGGCCGGGAGCCCTTTCGGGCTCCCCGACGGCATCACGCCGTCGCCGGCGACCTCGGCGTCCACGCCGCGCCGGTTcttccgccgcccgttcccgccGCCGTCCCCGGCTAAGCACATCAAGGAGTCCCTCGCGCGCCGGCTCGGCCGCCGGTCGCCGGCCTCCGCGTCGCAGGTGCCCAGGCCGCCCGTCGAGGTCCCGATCCCGGAGCACGGGGCCGGAGGCGCCGGCGGTGCCGGGGAGGTGGAGCGGGAGCTTGACAAGAGCTTCGGCTACGACCGCCACTTCGCCGCCAAGTACGAGCTGGGCAGGGAGGTGGGCCGCGGCCATTTCGGCCACACCTGCCTCGTGCGCGCCCGCAAGGGAGACATGAGAGGCCAGGTCCTGGCTGTCAAGGTCATCTCCAAAGCCAAG ATGACGACGGCAATATCTATTGAGGATGTGCGCAGAGAGGTGAAAATTTTGAAGGCATTATCCGGACATTCCAATCTTGTCAAGTTTTATGATGCTTGTGAGGACGCCCTTAATGTCTACATAATCATGGA GCTTTGTGAAGGTGGAGAATTATTGGATAGAATCTTGTCCAG AGGTGGAAGATACAATGAAGGGGATGCAAAAATTATTGTTGAACAGATATTAAAAGTAGTTGCCTTTTGCCATCTTCAGGGTGTTGTTCACCGTGATCTGAAGCCAGAG AATTTCCTATTCAGCACTAGGGAAGAGCGTTCTCCTATGAAGATAATTGATTTTGGTCTCTCAGATTTTATAAGACCAG ATGAAAGGCTTAATGACATTGTTGGAAGCGCATACTATGTTGCTCCAGAAGTCTTGCATAGGTCATATAGCACAGAAGCAGACATGTGGAGTATTGGTGTTATCACTTATATATTGCTGTGTGGTAGCAGGCCATTCTGGGCACGAACTGAATCAGGTATTTTCCGCTCAGTGCTGAGAGCTGACCCTAACTTTGATGACACACCATGGCAATCAGTATCTCCTGAAGCTAAAGATTTTGTCAAAAGACTTCTTAACAAGGATTACAGAAAAAGAATGACTGCTGCACAGGCACTCT CTCACCCCTGGTTGCGAGATCAGCACCGACAAATACCTCTGGATATGCTAGTATTCAAGTTGGTTAAAGCATACCTTCGTTCAACGCCTCTCAAACGGGCGGCATTGAAG GCCTTGTCAAGAGCAATAACAGAAGATGAGCTTATCTACATCAGGGCACAATACAACTTGTTAGAACCAGACACTGGAGATGGTCGAATATGTATCGATAACTTCAGGACG GCTCTTTTACAGAACTGTACTGATGCTATGAAAGAATCTAGAACACTTGAGATCTTGAATGCG CTAGAGCCACTCGCATATAGGAGAATGGACTTTGAGGAGTTCTGTGCAGCTACAATAAGCCCTTACCAGCTTGAGGCTGTGCCGCGGTGGGAAGAAATCGCCAGTACTGCATTTGAGTACTTTGAGCAGGAAGGCAACCGTGCTATCACAATCGAGGAGCTTGCTCAG GAGATGAATCTTTCCGCAGCAGCGTATTCCATCGTCCGTGACTGGATTAGGCCGTCGGACGGCAAGCTTAGCTTTCTAGGCTACACCAAGTTTTTGCATGGACTGACGATGCGAAGCGGCAACGCAAGGCGGCACCATTGA
- the LOC136523940 gene encoding auxin-responsive protein SAUR32-like codes for MHGKHQQQMAAAAAVAPKGCVTVRVGLEGEEQRRFAVPLGHLKHPLFGALLEEAEREYGFRHQGAIAIPCRVDRFVQVEHLIGQDLHGTSSCAQHLVDLDGVALAASGGGGAAAHHHHIHLHLPRFVGCFRA; via the coding sequence ATGCACGGCAAGCACCAGCAgcagatggcggcggcggcggcggtggcgcccaAGGGGTGCGTGACGGTGCGCGTGGGCCTGGAGGGGGAGGAGCAGCGCCGGTTCGCGGTGCCGCTGGGCCACCTCAAGCACCCGCTCTTCGGTGCTCTGCTGGAGGAGGCCGAGCGCGAGTACGGCTTCCGCCACCAGGGCGCCATCGCCATCCCCTGCCGCGTCGACCGCTTCGTCCAGGTCGAGCACCTCATCGGCCAGGACCTCCACGGCACCTCCTCCTGCGCCCAGCACCTCGTCGACCTCGACGGCGTCGCCCTGGCggcaagcggcggcggcggcgccgccgcgcaccaccaccacatccaccTGCACCTCCCGCGCTTCGTCGGCTGCTTCCGCGCCTGA